DNA from Hippocampus zosterae strain Florida chromosome 18, ASM2543408v3, whole genome shotgun sequence:
AGTCTTGATAGCGGCGTCGCACACAGTACTCCGGAAGGTCGAATTCAATCCGCGTTGTCTTGATTGAACAGATACAAAAAATGGCGGTGGTGATGGGGAATGTtgtttttcacaacttttgttcTATCagaccaaaaaatgtttttttttaatccttaggTGTTACATGTTAAAGTTTTGATATTATTTCCCATTTTTACAAtaaggaaactttttttttttttttaacaagggtGTGCTGACTTTCATTCACAGATGCACACATGAGGGCTCATGTAGATCCCAACGTGCAGTCTTGTTGACGGGCCACTGTTAAAAGACTTTGCATCCGCTCTCTTAATTAACACTCAGCCTTTATATTTGACAGTGATATTTGTTCAAGCTTTTTCGAGCACTTAATGCACATAGAGACGGTTGCCCACATGCCAGCGGGAGACTCGTAGCATTGCCTCCCCACCTCTATTTCATTGCAGAATGGAAGTGGCCTGTATGGCGATGGCGCTCTCAAGTCGGCCCAGCAGGGTGTCGGTCAGGTaaatcaaaataatcatttttttttttaactcattcactcccaaagacgtttttaaacgtcttttcagacttggtctagttgtctggtactgaatgagttttaatggaATTAAAGGAAAACTACTTTCCCAAAATTGAATTAATGTATTCCCAAAGCCATGCTTAGTTGATCACAATCTGATGCAACATGACCTGTTGAGATGGTCATGATTTTACAGCTTTCCCGCTTAGACGATAAATATGCGTCTTCAtgttcaaatcaaaacaaaagctgACAATGATAGCAAATCATTCACAAAAtcaccaataaaaaaaatatgatcccTTTATATGGTGAGTTCAACTCGCGATCCAAAATGGATGTTCCACACGTGACAATATCCAAAAGCGGACCTTGGTGGACACTCTGTAGGTGATGTAGGTCTCCATTGTAGAGACGTGCTTCTTCGGGTCATCCACCGTGACAAACAGGTCCCGCGTTTCGGTGGAGTCGTAGTAGTCCCGGGGGTCTGACTCGATGTCGTCGTCCAGCTGCAACCTACTGAACAGCGAGGATGCTGAGGCGGGACTCGGTGTGTCCATTGGCGTGCCATTGGACAGTCCTGCCTCCTGTgaggacaaaagaaaagaaaaaaaatcaagacaaagAAGTGATAGAATGTTGcagttgtttttctctgtgAATGAGATTATTGTGGAGGTCGCGGCTGCGTACTTGCACCACCAAATCATGTGACGCAACATCTGAATACACCGAGTTGAATTCCGGGACGATGTGAGCCAAACATTTGCGCgacacactgtatatacatacatatacataccaAAAGATAATGTTGTTgcgtttgtatttgtttcattaGGACTGAAAGATAAAGCCTCTTTCACAGGTACAGTATTTCATTGTACTAAGACATGAATGCTTACGACTCTTTTTAAGGTTAGATTTACACTGCGGGGTTCAAGTGATACGATTCCAGTCTTTGGCTCTCAAGATGCTTCATTTCACACTTCTACCTTCAGGCAACTGTTACGGGCATGATGCAGCcagaacaaaacacacaaacaaaaagatcCTATCCACACAGCATCAGAATTTTGAAGAAACAACATATGATCAAGAGCATCCAAGATTTTTGGAATCCTGATCATGCTTGAAAGTTTATACAAGACTGTGCAAAACCTCTACAATGTGTACCTAAATGGCTGAATgcctacattttgttttttgcacattACATTCCCATGCGCCGGCTCTCTCCTTCGCCCTCTCGGCGCAAAGCCCAGCTCGGTCTTGGTTGTGACTTTGGGTCTTCTTTTCTACACTGTGGCGCAAAGCCTAACTTGTAATAAAAGTGCCCATAATTGCATTGGGTTGCATCATTGCATTGCAGTGAATGGACAAGCAGGCCTCATTCACTCAGTTCAAAAGAAGtaacacacagaaacaaaatgaTCCTGATCTGGGCTTGCTAATTTACAAAAACTGACCGATGTGTGAATGTCAATCCTGTATAGTTATTCAGTATCTGGAAAATTAGAATACTTCAGACTCTACAAAGAAATGAGTTTTCTAAAATGTTGACCAATCGAAGAGTATATATGTGAAAATATGTACATATACAGCACTCAATACTTGGAACTACTTAAGCCTGAATTACTTAAGCAATGCAATGTGGCGTGGAATCGATTAGGGTGCACTGTTCAGGTTCCCCAGACCTGAATCCAGTTGAGCACATCTGGGACATGATGTACTCGCTCCATCCACCAACACTACATTGCACTACACCACTGTCCAGGAGTTGATGGATGCATTAGCCCAGATCTGGGAGGAGATCCCTCAGGAGACCATCTTCCACCTCATCAGAACCATGCCCAGGGGTCGTACGGAGTTCACACAAGCATGTGGAGGCCACACCCACTACTTTTTGACTTGTTTTAAGGACAGTACATCAAAGTTGGATGAGCCTGTAGTGTTTTTCCACTTTAATTTTAAGTGTGACTCCAAAGCCAGGCCTCTATGGGGTATAATACATTTGATCTCCATTTTGGTGTGATTTTGTTGTAAGAACATTAAACTATGTAAAGAACAAAGTATTCAAAtagaatatttcattcattcagattTAGGAAGTGTCATTTTAGTGTTCGCTTGTTACTAGTGTCATCATCattacaaattgtttttgtgttcatcAGATCCACTATGATCATGAAAATCAAGAAACTCGCAGAATGTCTGCCAGTACCGTTGTAGTGTTAATTATTCTGTCGCTGGCTTAAAGAAGGGCTTGTCTGCCACTTACCTTCCGAGCATAATACTGTAACAACATTTATAAAGACTGAACAGAGACTGGTTTGTTTTAGTCCGTGGTAATTGATTGGTATTTGGAAGTGGTAAGTTTTCAAATATTCCCCGCATTTAATGTGAACAACAGGTTACCGGAAAAAAACATCCTCACTGCTTGTTTTTGTGTTATAACGATCAGGCAAGGCTGAGTCCAGCCTACCTTGTCGCCCCCGGCGGTAACGGTGACATCTGGCCCCGGGGACAGCGACTCGTCGGCGGCGGACAACGGGTGTAGAATCTCAGCGATGTGCTTCTGCCCCGAGCTGGCCAGGCCTCGCTGGGCACCGACGTTCATCGTGCGGTCGGCGCAGGGGGCTCGCCTGCAAATCGCGGCGAGCAGCCGTCCAGTCTACGTTGGAAAGTTGCGATTGCGCGCACAGGGGAAATTATTTTCTTGTCGTCTTGTAGTTAGGAACGGAGATTGGAAGCCGCTGTTTGGTCGTAATAGTCAGCTGACACCCACAGCGCAGATGCGGAGGTTAAAACTACGAAAACCCGGAAGTAAACATCGTGTGTGACAACAGGACGTCTAACgttcatttaaaatgtacaaGCATGCAGTTAATCATTTATGCCGAATGGGTATTCATCGACATGAACACGTTTGCATAAAGGCATAAAGACCGTCATGTAAAGACTTTGTGTCAAACATTAATGTAACATTTTGATCTACATTACTTTTATGTTGTTTTGCAATGTATATTTGGTACCGCTATAAGTATACATTAATGTAAAGTattgtttttcttaattttgtaAAATGATTTACCGTTTGCCCTATTTTGATCAGGCATTAGCACAAACACCTCACTGGGGCGCATCTCCGGCGTGTTGTCATACACGAGGAGGAGCGCCGGGTCGACAGGGGGAAACTACCACTTATACTCACTGGTATACGGTTATTAACTTCATTTGTCGTTGTTTTGTCATCGGCGACATGTCTGCTAATCCGTCGGGGCCAGGTAAATTTTCCGTTTTTGCGAAAATGACGTTTTAGCTTAGCTTTGTTTTTCCGTAGCCTCGCTCCGCGGTGTAGGGTAATTATCTTGACCTTTCTGCTCGTGTAACTGATCTCAGTGAATCTTTTAAGCAGGCggcaaatcatctgcaaatgttTCGCGAGctggtgaattttttttgtattgtacaCTAAAGGACTATACTTGATGAAAATGCTGACATTGTGCGCTACGACCAATTTTTTCGGGTTCATCTGTTCACTAATGCACCAACACACGACTAACTTCCCAAAACAGCGAGGCTTTTTTCACCGCACATCatcggtgatgtcattttcatatAACGGATCATGCATTAATACGCGTTCGTAAATTACTTCCTCGGACCAAAATGTCCCAACGATAATGTGATAGAACATTATGTTGTAGTTGTGTAATTCGAGATTTGTGAAAACGTTTCAGAAGTCTACACTTGCACCACAGAAAGTCACTGGATTCATTGCTTATGGTTGTGAAAGCCGTATCACGTATTTGCAGGAGACAGAAACAAGTGAGGCCTCATATACTTGACTTTTAAGATTTAAAAGTGTAGGTTTAATAGTCTGTGCGTGGCGTGCTGTAAATGATTGTGGGTGTTGTAAATTTCTCAGTTTGCCTTGGAGTGCTCTTTGTTTATGAGTGATGTTCACTGGTGCTGATTTGCCTTCCTTATTTGTGTTCCTTTACTCCACGCAGGCTTCCAGAACAAGGCCCGAGTACAAATCCTGGCCGAGCTGGAGAAAGAAAGGGAGCGCTTAATGCAGAATCAGACTGTGAGCACTCCGGGAGCCAGGTAGCGCGACCGTTCCCAACAACTCGCATCCGAGGATATTTTACTGCAGTATTTGGTGCTTGAAATCCAAATGGATCAGGAAATGGGTTTTGGTTGGTAGTGAAGCATCTCAAGATTTCCAAAATGCATTAAATAAGTACGCCTAcaccagtggcgtgcggtgaggttcatggttggtgaggcaccgactcctttagtgtcagatttacaaatgtatcaaccaaaaacagtagcttattcaattggctactggttatttcatatccaaaatttgaccccatgggtaaaaatacaatattctattgtatttttcttagactaatttattttgttataagattttgacaggctctgcagtttggtgtcatcaaaatgttgtgacatctcattaaattttgtacagtcgaccaaaccgaggaaagctagctcacaaaatgatcaaacctagttttcatctgaacactgatgttgaccataatcttgtcgaacatttgttttctctcgtctctgaccgactgatttcttccactgttgtttcggccaagtgtgctgcatttctgctcaaatcgctcatacagtgtgttaaagtcccgtctcatgcgttcaacaactccgatggtgtcgtgggttcgcgcacaacaatatccaatgtccatgactttgttttgcagcattctaaaaagtgcatcagtttcactgaaaatgccctcgtatgccatcattaaaaagcatgtcgatgcttctgacagccatcgatcatatccagtgaccatcatttgagtatcattgtcccagcgatcggtttggtttgcgctactagttttttaacacagctgttttctccaacacttccaagacatacgcagctacagcaggggctcacctatcatcacttacatcatcaaatcctaaaaatgcttccaccaccacagtccacttcacttttggcaacagagcgcaaaataacagatctgtgctttgtttgtgatatccgtagtctcgtccaactctatggaaacaaatggggcagcattgatctccctttttacatcatttattatcacatcaccgaacgcttcaattatatcgttctgtattctactggacaagccagaaagcacactggatgagtccaaatgtctagctaacctctcatctttctcatcaaaagcatgtgatagttctacataatcgccacgattagaagagcttgccctctcgtcgtgaccacgaaatgccaactcccgtttagcgaaaaagcaggttgcatgaatgaggtctttcacaatctctcgcgtttcccttaccttggcattgcggatgctaacgttgaacctccaCTGTTCGTTCgatgccaaatcgatccttgcgctttttatatcacaatatccagacaaattgagaacaaaaggcagggaaaacagtaaagacggattttcgaaggacagccacat
Protein-coding regions in this window:
- the LOC127590846 gene encoding SOSS complex subunit C-like isoform X1; this encodes MIYRLPYFDQALAQTPHWGASPACCHTRGGAPGRQGETTTYTHWYTVINFICRCFVIGDMSANPSGPGFQNKARVQILAELEKERERLMQNQTVSTPGASIPIARHSMKDFRDSAEQQHIVAQQKAALQHAHAHSSGFFITQDSSFGNLILPVLPRLEPES